In Hemitrygon akajei chromosome 17, sHemAka1.3, whole genome shotgun sequence, one DNA window encodes the following:
- the adat1 gene encoding tRNA-specific adenosine deaminase 1 isoform X3, translating to MWTTDEIASMCYTHYSTKLPKKGLPDPGREWTLLAAVVKVEEKASVQSNDEFLEVVAMGTGSKCIGQTQMSKNAMPQGRKMKKTNTGKTTQVGTRTRPMSTKEPRSQVHYTTGDTEQETAATLAIPKGKGHRELRKREGWSMRKREQQKLQSPATTATESDSESEGESEIPERSDEEGDKSPSRNIEKTLRQIMRKLDTLKVIKNNQKILEEKMTKMEIMLDKMTKRQEKMEKRITDLETTTEDMVERMDKIENENTAWTSERKQFMGKIDKLENFSRRNNIKIVGLKEDIEGEDPINFFQKWIPEKLEMEGETPIEIERAHRSLRSRPRADQNPRSILIKCLRYQDKEKILKAAAQSAKNRNGPLMIAGKPVLFYPDISYNLLKRKKEFNPVKKALWEKGYKFTMHHPATLIIFLEEGKFFFPDYRKAEEFVQELPSIR from the exons ATGTGGACAACAGATGAAATTGCCAGTATGTGCTATACACATTATTCTACCAAATTACCGAAGAAAGGTCTGCCGGATCCAGGTCGGGAATGGACGCTACTCGCAGCTGTGGTAAAAGTTGAGGAGAAAGCAAGCGTGCAGAGCAATGATG AATTTCTGGAAGTTGTTGCAATGGGAACTGGATCAAAGTGCATTGGACAGACACAAATGAGTAAAAATG ctatgcctcaaggaaggaagatgaagaaaactaataccgggaagactacgcaagttggaacaagaacaaggcccatgTCTACcaaggaaccgcggtctcaggtacattataccaccggcgatacggaacaggagactgcgGCAACATTGGCGATTCCTAAAGGAAAAGGCCATCGTGaattgcgcaaacgcgaaggatggagcatgcgcaaacgggagcaacaaaaactacaaagcccagctaccactgcaactgaaagtgatagcgaatcggagggagagtcagaaATTCCAGAAAGATCAGACGAAGAGGGagataaaagtccttctagaaatatagaaaagactttgaggcaaataatgcgtaaattagacacattaaaagtaattaaaaataatcaaaaaatactcgaagaaaaaatgaccaaaatggagattatgcttgataaaatgacaaagagacaggaaaaaatggaaaaaagaattacggacttggaaactacaacggaggacatggttgaaagaatggacaaaatagaaaatgaaaatactgcttggacatcagaaagaaaacaatttatgggaaaaattgataagcttgaaaatttcagtagacgaaataatattaaaattgttggacttaaagaagatatagaaggagaagatccaataaatttttttcaaaaatggatccctgaaaaattggaaatggaaggagaaactccaattgagatcgaaagggcgcatagatccttaaggtcaagacctcgagctgatcaaaacccacgatcaattttgataaaatgcttacgataccaagacaaagaaaagatcctgaaggccgctgcccaaagtgccaaaaatagaaacgggccattgatgatagcagggaaaccagttcttttttatcctgatataagttacaacctgttgaagagaaagaaggaatttaacccagtgaaaaaagccttatgggaaaagggttataaatttacaatgcatcatccagcaacactgataatttttttggaggagggaaaatttttttttcccgattatcgaaaagcagaggagtttgtacaagaacttccatctattcgctaa